A single genomic interval of Eurosta solidaginis isolate ZX-2024a chromosome 3, ASM4086904v1, whole genome shotgun sequence harbors:
- the LOC137246068 gene encoding cilia- and flagella-associated protein 184-like — MELEEVSEEYAYEEVVASESYHSLLTEPRIDDLFDTKRVQFPVTGEENDSYTLNKYKKESRYRRYSENDEDNLDDPRWSTTVKPFNSSEPQQESEDLEDDDTQITNSLRLSFLEHFEYLPTIDEISSTLSEETIIAAAEEQPRGSSLVGKFVDPLTGIELSQQSFHSIQMEFEDFDVYEEEESTEDSDLCVILGSEDSELMELHELEVELEKIDGTKVDVAEHDEDINFEIITKEVGTHDKTFDEAVADEAKRECEVIVGTLIDELIEFIVKTWEYNDPKEILRKTINKKKLIDQISEKLKELEVEQAVRFYLNRKVVEHYKRKRAFRSIIDDSPDTVEYFMKKYKDQLEKYDKVMGREAELLNVMDFKTKKLKKTLADNEVKVRGQILKFEEIVKKTLLKEHGSQLPGRKRNDGKAGFAKNIFALLEKFKTARKEISDTRLQLIKKQHLYAELKGRLNELQNLGNGINFSQYEQLVNEVTQLVKKNEERNSELLKAHTTRIVDVHISTHFKDAVLIKRNALEAKKLAYQALLLELEDARRIVHKQKELRLKIRREAKEASHQGGILLKPVLMQDYDRTVDAIALKERSITALRSQYKKLNDKIAHYEHLLASRFHK; from the exons ATGGAACTAGAAGAAGTTTCGGAAGAATACGCCTATGAAGAAGTAGTAGCATCAGAGTCCTATCATTCATTACTTACCGAACCTAGGATAGACGACCTTTTCGATACTAAGCGAGTTCAATTTCCTGTAACAGGAGAAGAAAACGATTCGTACACTCTAAATAAGTATAAGAAGGAGTCAAGATATAGACGTTATAGTGAAAATGATGAAGACAATTTAGATGATCCACGATGGAGTACAACGGTTAAGCCTTTTAATAGTTCAGAACCGCAACAAGAATCCGAAGACTTGGAAGATGATGACACACAAATAACAAATTCCTTGAGGCTAAGCTTCTTAGAACATTTTGAATATTTGCCAACTATAGATGAAATCTCGTCAACTTTGTCCGAAGAAACTATAATTGCCGCAGCTGAAGAACAACCGCGTGGTAGTTCATTGGTTGGGAAATTTGTAGATCCATTAACAGGCATAGAACTATCACAACAATCGTTTCATTCAATTCAAATGGAGTTTGAAGATTTTGATGTGTATGAAGAAGAAGAGTCCACCGAAGATTCAGATTTATGTGTAATACTTGGTAGTGAAGATAGCGAGTTAATGGAGCTGCACGAATTGGAAGTTGAATTGGAAAAAATTGATGGAACTAAAGTTGATGTAGCAGAGCATGATGAGGATATAAATTTTGAGATCATTACAAAAGAGGTTGGAACGCATGATAAAACCTTCGACGAAGCTGTAGCGGACGAGGCAAAACGAGAGTGTGAAGTCATTGTAGGAACTCTTATTGATGAGCTAATTGAGTTTATTGTTAAGACATGGGAGTACAATGATCCGAAGGAAATATTGcgtaaaacaataaacaaaaagaagTTGATTGATCAAATTTCAGAAAAGTTGAAAGAGCTTGAAGTGGAACAGGCTGTAAGATTCTATCTTAATCGCAAAGTAGTGGAACATTATAAACGCAAAAGGGCTTTTCGTTCAATTATCGACGACTCACCCGACACGGTTgaatatttcatgaaaaaatacAAGGATCAATTAGAGAAGTATGATAAAGTAATGGGCAGAGAGGCGGAATTGCTGAACGTGATGGACTTTAAGACGAAAAAACTGAAGAAAACATTAGCAGATAATGAAGTAAAAGTACGCGGACAAATTCTTAAATTTGAGGAAATCGTAAAGAAGACGCTTTTGAAGGAACACGGATCACAGCTACCTGGCAGGAAACGTAATGATGGAAAAGCGGGTTTTGCAAAG AATATTTTCgcattattggagaaatttaaAACTGCTCGAAAGGAAATATCTGATACGCGACTGCAGCTTATCAAGAAGCAACATTTATACGCTGAATTGAAAGGA AGGCTAAATGAGTTGCAAAATTTGGGCAATGGTATAAACTTTTCACAATACGAACAATTGGTAAATGAAGTTACACAACTTGTTAAGAAGAACGAGG AACGCAATTCCGAGTTGTTAAAAGCACACACTACCCGCATTGTAGATGTCCATATCAGTACACACTTTAAGGATGCCGTACTTATAAAGCGAAATGCACTAGAAGCTAAAAAATTGGCTTATCAAGCGTTATTGTTGGAACTTGAAGATGCTCGTCGGATTGTTCATAAACAGAAAGAATTGCGATTAAAAATTCGCAGGGAAGCAAAGGAAGCCTCCCATCAAGGTGGTATATTATTAAAACCTGTCCTAATGCAAGATTACGATCGTACCGTTGACGCAATAGCATTAAAGGAAAGATCAATTACAGCGTTGCGTagtcaatataaaaaattaaacgaTAAAATTGCGCATTATGAACATTTACTTGCTTCTAGatttcataaataa